From Glycine soja cultivar W05 chromosome 4, ASM419377v2, whole genome shotgun sequence, the proteins below share one genomic window:
- the LOC114409537 gene encoding uncharacterized protein LOC114409537 yields the protein MVLLIEKLTKHYFKLENHHHAITHLQPEELSSSLLAFKSHVSKSIDQLASDLKPGSETPLSLTWFGKCFGLLPFINKAFGKLVVDIDYPMSKLEIFSIEEYLSYTLSLLELLNSVSSRLSNLDQARLSLVHGLTLVENSPSLATKHLKAIQFQQGYSFTTNFGKDHDDEVRVFSGKEWIVHEAVKEMRSIGFWVCGVMLSCLYGDGKPYMELRKIAGGFDGSLVATLDFKINEQLIEKRPLFSEIKEVNNGVSNLLVASDEVRHDAANELQTKLRVLEKLSDDISKEVDNLFANVMTQRSELIDSFRLQKQPQKSSV from the coding sequence ATGGTACTTTTGATAGAGAAACTTACAAAACATTACTTCAAGCTGGAGAATCACCACCATGCCATCACACACCTTCAACCAGAGGAGTTATCATCCTCACTGCTTGCATTTAAATCCCATGTGTCCAAATCAATTGACCAACTAGCATCGGATTTGAAACCCGGATCAGAGACCCCCCTGTCCTTAACATGGTTTGGAAAGTGTTTCGGCCTCTTGCCCTTCATCAACAAGGCTTTTGGAAAGCTTGTTGTGGATATTGACTACCCAATGAGTAAATTGGAGATCTTTTCCATTGAAGAGTACCTCAGCTACACCTTGAGTTTGCTAGAGCTTCTGAATTCCGTTTCTTCTCGTCTTTCTAATCTTGACCAAGCTAGGCTTTCTCTGGTCCATGGTTTGACCCTGGTGGAGAACTCACCTTCTTTGGCTACAAAACATCTGAAAGCGATTCAATTTCAACAAGGGTACTCTTTCACCACCAACTTTGGTAAAGATCATGATGATGAAGTAAGGGTTTTCTCTGGCAAGGAGTGGATTGTTCATGAGGCTGTAAAGGAAATGAGGAGTATTGGATTCTGGGTATGCGGGGTTATGTTGTCTTGTTTATATGGTGATGGTAAGCCATACATGGAGCTGAGAAAAATTGCTGGAGGGTTTGATGGTTCTCTAGTTGCCACGCTTGATTTCAAAATCAATGAACAGTTGATAGAGAAAAGGCCACTCTTCAGCGAGATCAAAGAGGTAAATAATGGTGTTTCTAACCTTCTTGTTGCTTCTGATGAAGTGAGACATGATGCAGCCAACGAATTGCAGACAAAGCTTCGTGTGTTGGAGAAGCTATCTGATGATATAAGCAAGGAGGTGGATAATCTGTTTGCCAACGTAATGACTCAGAGATCTGAATTAATTGACAGTTTTCGACTACAGAAACAACCACAAAAATCAAGTGTCTGa